AGGCGGAAAGTGCTCAACCCCAACAGCAGAATGTAGGTATCCGCGTCGATGACGCGCACCACGCGGGCCGCTTCGGCCACCACGGCGGCGCGCGTGGTCAGCGAAGCGGCTAAGTAATCGTCGGCCCGGATGCCCGCGCAGCCCCCGGCCAGCGCCCCCGCCAGCAGCCCCCCAACCACCCCCCAAATCGTGCGTTTGCTGATCATGGCCCGAACCTACGGCCCGGTTTTAGCGGTTGTATCTTAGCCTGCCACTTTCACCCCAATCCGCCCCCTTATGCCCCAGGTGTGCATCTGCCCCAAGGAGGCGGCCCAACTTACCGGTACCAAGTACAGCACCGCTAAGGTGCTGCTACAGCGCATCCGCCGCGCCAACGGCAAGCCCGCCCGCACCTACGTGTCGGTGGCCGAGTTCTGCCGTTTTACCCACCTCGACGAAGAAGAGGTTTCCCGTGCCTTGAACCGTAGCTAGAGCATAGCTGGAGCATGGTTAAAGTCACTCTCCCCCGACCCAACGCCGCGCCCACCCGCGGCTCGACCGCCTACACAAAAAAGGGTCACCCCCGCGAAGCAAAGGCGGCCCTAGATACCGGAAAGAAAAGCTTGGCAACTAATTCCCGCTGGCGCCGACAAAGTTAACCGAAGGCTGGGCCCCGCTGTCTTTTTTGCACGCCACTCAAACAGTCGCCAAAGGCGGTCAATCCGTTTTGTCCCAGATTTTGTCCCAGCCAAAAACAAAAAGGCCTCTAGCGTAATGCTAGAGGCCTTTTTTCGTGGCAACAGTTGGAATCGAACCAACGACACCAGCATTTTCAGTGCTGTGCTCTACCAACTGAGCTATGTTGCCGGATCCCGAGGCCAAGTTTCTTTGGCTTTGGGACTGCAAAGGTAAGCAGGCAAAACCAGGGTGCAAGAATTTCAGTAAAAAAATGCATTGGGGTTCTACCCAATTATATTTTAGTCGGCATGCCGACTAAATTGCGGGCCCAATCGGTGCTGGTTGTTTATATTTACTGCTATGTTGCAATCCATTCTTTTTGCGCTGCTACTGGTGGCCGCGTTCGGCCTGTTTGCCTGGCAAGTCCGGAAAATCCGGGCCAACGTCCTCGTCGGGCGCGACCGGGACATGAGCGGCCACCCGGCCGAGCGCTTGCGCAAAACCCTGCTCGTGGCCTTCGGGCAGCAAAAAATGTTCAAGCGCCTCACCCCGGCGCTGCTGCACTTGGTGGTGTACGTGGGCTTCTTAGTCATCAACATCGAGGTGATTGAAATCGTCATCGACGGGCTGTTTGGCAACATTTTCGGGTTTCACCGCTCGCTCAAGTTCCTGGGGCCCGTGTACGATGGGCTGATGGCAACCAACGAGGTACTGGCCGCGCTGGTGATTGTGGCGGTGGCTGCCTTTTGGTGGCGGCGTAACAGCACTCCGCCGCTCAAGCGCTTCACGGGCCCTGAGCTGCGGATGTGGCCCAAGCTCGACGCCAATATCATCCTCTACATCGAAGTGGTGCTGATGGTGGCCCTGTTTTTTATGAATACGGCCGACCTGAAGCTGCACCAGATGCGCGGCGAAGACCTGCCTGGCACGTTCCCCATCAGCAACCTGCTGGTAGGCTTGCTGCCCACCGGCGTGGGCACGCTGCACGTGCTGGAGCGCCTGGGCTGGTGGCTGCACATCACCGGCATCTTGCTGTTTTTGAACTATTTACCTAGCTCGAAGCATTTTCACATCATCCTGGCGTTCCCCAACGTGTGGTATTCGCGACTGGTGCCGCAGGGGCAGTTCTCGAACGTGGAGAGCATTACCCACGAGGTGAAGGCCATGATGGACCCGAGCTACGAGGTGCCCGCTGCGCCAGTGGGCCCCGATGGCTCGGCCCTGGCCCCCACGCCCTTCGGGGCCAAGGACGTGGACGACCTGCCCTGGACCAGCCTGCTGAACGCCTACTCCTGCACCGAGTGCGGCCGCTGCACCTCGGTCTGCCCGGCCAATCTGACGGGCAAGCTGCTCTCGCCCCGCAAGATCATCATGGACACCCGCGACCGGGTGGAGGAGAAGTATAATTCGCCGCTCATTTTCCGGCCCAACGTGTACGGCGCCGAGGCCAAGCACGAGCCCATCACGGACTTGGCCAACGCCACGCTGCTGCGCGGCAAAGTAACGCCCGAAGAGCTGTGGGCCTGCACCACCTGCAACGCCTGCGTGGAAAGCTGCCCCGTGAACATCAACCCGCTCGAAAGCATCATCGAAATGCGCCGCTTTTTGGTGCTCGAAGAATCGGCGGCTCCAAACTCGCTCAACGTCATGTTCTCCAACATTGAAAATAATGGGGCCCCGTGGGCCTTCTCGCCCTCCGACCGTTTCAACTGGGCCGACGATTTATACGTAAAAGGTACCGCCCCTGAAGTAGCCTCGGTGTAGCCGCGTGCGCGCGGTTCGCTGGTTTTTAAAAAATCCCACCCTTTTTCCGTTCCGTGCCATGCAAAAGCTCACCGATTCCTCGCAATCCGCCGCTTCGACCGACTCGTCTGCGGGATTTACTGCGCCTACCCCCACGCGCCCCGGCCCACCGGTGGCCACGTTCCGGCAGTACCTCGAAGGGCCTGCCGAAGCGTTTGAAATGGCCCGCCGCCGGGCCCGTGCCGCCCGCACCCTGCCCGGTGGGCCCCCCGACGCCGACGTGCGGCGCCTGTACGCTCACTGATACCATCCCGCCCCGGGCCCCTGGCCCGTCTGCCTTTTCTGCTTCTATGCTGCCCGAAACTGCCCCGGCCTCGCGCCAGATTACCGTTCCCGTCATGGCCGACTTGGCGGCCCGCAACGAGTCGCCCGAAATACTGTTTTGGGTGGGCTGCGCCGGAGCCTTCGACGACCGCTACAAGCGCGTGACGCGCGCTTTCGTGCGCATCCTCGACCACGTGGGCACCAAGTACGCGGTGCTGGGCCTGGAAGAATCGTGCACCGGCGACCCCGCCAAGCGGGCCGGCAACGAG
This genomic stretch from Hymenobacter sp. PAMC 26628 harbors:
- a CDS encoding (Fe-S)-binding protein, with protein sequence MLQSILFALLLVAAFGLFAWQVRKIRANVLVGRDRDMSGHPAERLRKTLLVAFGQQKMFKRLTPALLHLVVYVGFLVINIEVIEIVIDGLFGNIFGFHRSLKFLGPVYDGLMATNEVLAALVIVAVAAFWWRRNSTPPLKRFTGPELRMWPKLDANIILYIEVVLMVALFFMNTADLKLHQMRGEDLPGTFPISNLLVGLLPTGVGTLHVLERLGWWLHITGILLFLNYLPSSKHFHIILAFPNVWYSRLVPQGQFSNVESITHEVKAMMDPSYEVPAAPVGPDGSALAPTPFGAKDVDDLPWTSLLNAYSCTECGRCTSVCPANLTGKLLSPRKIIMDTRDRVEEKYNSPLIFRPNVYGAEAKHEPITDLANATLLRGKVTPEELWACTTCNACVESCPVNINPLESIIEMRRFLVLEESAAPNSLNVMFSNIENNGAPWAFSPSDRFNWADDLYVKGTAPEVASV